In one window of Leifsonia sp. Root112D2 DNA:
- a CDS encoding integrase core domain-containing protein, translated as QDWIHSYNHHRPHTGIGGKSPIDRVHNVNGKNT; from the coding sequence CCAGGACTGGATCCACAGCTACAATCACCACAGACCCCATACCGGCATCGGCGGCAAATCACCCATCGACCGCGTTCACAACGTCAATGGGAAGAACACCTAG
- a CDS encoding UDP-N-acetylglucosamine--N-acetylmuramyl-(pentapeptide) pyrophosphoryl-undecaprenol N-acetylglucosamine transferase, translating to MTTYLLAGGGTAGHVNPLLAVADRIRDTEPDATILVLGTAEGLEARLVPARGYELLTIARLPFPRRPNASAVTFLPRLRRTIAQITTLIAEREVDVVVGFGGYASAPAYLAAKRAGVPLVVHEANAKPGLANRLGSRSARAIGVAFAGTPLRNARLVGMPLRREIETLDRVAVRTQALAEFGLDAAKPLLLVTGGSLGARRINRTIRQSAERIVGAGWQVLHVQGGLAELTDPGIEGYHLIDYCDRMDLAFAVTDLAVSRAGAATVSELSALGIAAVYIPYPVGNGEQRFNAAGVVGAGGGILVDDVNFTPDFVEREVLALLGDRAAVAAMGERAASVGMRDGTDRMVSLIHSVL from the coding sequence ATGACGACGTACCTTCTTGCCGGCGGGGGAACCGCGGGCCATGTCAATCCGCTGCTTGCCGTGGCCGATCGCATCCGCGACACCGAACCGGATGCGACGATCCTGGTACTCGGCACCGCGGAGGGTCTCGAGGCTCGTCTCGTGCCGGCGCGCGGCTATGAACTGCTCACCATCGCGCGGCTGCCGTTTCCACGGCGACCGAACGCCTCGGCCGTCACCTTTCTGCCCCGACTGCGGCGCACCATCGCCCAGATCACGACCCTGATAGCCGAGCGCGAGGTGGATGTGGTGGTCGGGTTCGGCGGATACGCCTCCGCACCGGCCTATCTCGCGGCAAAGCGAGCGGGTGTTCCGCTGGTGGTGCACGAGGCCAATGCGAAGCCGGGGCTCGCCAACCGCCTGGGGAGCCGTTCGGCGCGCGCCATCGGGGTGGCCTTCGCGGGCACACCGTTGCGCAACGCACGACTGGTGGGAATGCCACTGCGTCGCGAGATCGAGACCCTCGATCGCGTGGCCGTGCGAACCCAGGCGCTGGCCGAGTTCGGACTCGATGCGGCGAAGCCCCTGTTGCTCGTGACCGGAGGGTCGCTGGGCGCGCGCCGCATCAATCGCACCATCCGGCAGAGCGCGGAACGCATTGTGGGCGCCGGCTGGCAGGTTCTGCACGTGCAGGGCGGGCTCGCGGAGCTCACCGACCCCGGCATCGAGGGCTACCACCTCATCGACTATTGCGATCGCATGGACCTGGCCTTCGCCGTGACGGATCTCGCCGTGTCCCGCGCCGGTGCGGCGACCGTGAGCGAGCTGAGCGCGCTCGGTATCGCCGCCGTGTACATCCCATACCCGGTCGGCAATGGTGAGCAGCGTTTCAACGCGGCGGGAGTCGTCGGTGCCGGGGGAGGCATCCTCGTCGATGATGTGAATTTCACGCCCGATTTCGTCGAGCGCGAGGTGCTCGCACTGTTGGGCGACCGCGCCGCCGTGGCGGCGATGGGTGAGCGGGCGGCCAGCGTGGGCATGCGCGACGGCACAGACCGCATGGTGTCGCTCATCCACAGCGTGCTCTAG
- the ftsW gene encoding putative lipid II flippase FtsW — MTNPPRVARPTRVRSPRPAATLKSPQKPTQESAPPITTMGSARISLGRVFKAESANYGFLLGITLFMVVFGLIMVLSSSSVDSHIDDNNFFAKFMKQGMFAIIGVPLMLIASRLPARFWKRWAWVALAAACGLQVLVVATPLGLEVNGNQNWLQIGSLPALQPSEAIKVAMVLWLGMFFAKKQNKLAEWRHTLLPAVLVMGVAIALVLAGGDLGTVLIMAAILLGAFYFAGVPLRQLIVTFLIGGGTALLFVVTSANRMDRIMSYLQPHTSDYMSTGWQTQNGLFALASGGVFGVGLGNSHSKWAWLPSADTDFIFAIIGEELGLIGAILVLGLFALLAVAFLRIFHASTDPAARVTTAAVMVWLIGQGLVNIGVVLGVFPVLGVPLPLISAGGTALISSLVAIGIVLSYARDSDTAARPPAAASVSSARGRVRR, encoded by the coding sequence ATGACGAATCCGCCTCGGGTGGCGAGGCCGACTAGGGTGCGAAGCCCCAGGCCAGCTGCGACGCTGAAATCGCCGCAGAAGCCGACCCAGGAATCGGCGCCCCCCATCACGACGATGGGTTCGGCCCGCATTTCGCTGGGCCGCGTGTTCAAGGCCGAATCGGCCAATTACGGCTTTCTGCTCGGCATCACACTCTTCATGGTGGTCTTCGGGCTCATCATGGTGCTCTCCTCCTCCTCGGTGGATTCGCACATCGACGACAACAACTTCTTCGCCAAGTTCATGAAACAGGGCATGTTCGCGATCATCGGCGTTCCGCTGATGTTGATCGCGTCGCGCTTGCCTGCGCGATTCTGGAAGAGGTGGGCATGGGTCGCGCTTGCCGCCGCCTGTGGCCTTCAGGTTCTCGTCGTTGCAACCCCATTGGGCCTTGAGGTCAACGGCAACCAGAACTGGCTGCAGATCGGTTCCCTTCCCGCACTGCAGCCCTCCGAAGCCATCAAAGTCGCGATGGTTCTGTGGCTGGGCATGTTCTTCGCCAAGAAGCAGAACAAGCTCGCCGAATGGCGTCACACGTTACTGCCGGCCGTTCTGGTCATGGGGGTTGCGATAGCCCTCGTGCTGGCCGGCGGTGACCTGGGCACCGTGCTGATCATGGCCGCGATTCTCCTGGGTGCGTTCTACTTCGCCGGGGTTCCTCTTCGCCAGTTGATCGTGACATTCCTGATCGGCGGCGGCACCGCGCTGCTCTTCGTGGTGACCAGCGCGAATCGCATGGACCGCATCATGAGCTACCTGCAGCCGCACACGAGCGACTACATGAGCACGGGCTGGCAGACACAGAATGGACTCTTCGCCCTCGCGTCCGGCGGCGTCTTCGGTGTGGGGCTCGGCAATTCGCATTCCAAGTGGGCCTGGCTTCCGTCGGCAGACACGGACTTCATCTTCGCCATCATCGGGGAGGAACTCGGGCTCATCGGCGCAATCCTCGTGCTCGGTCTGTTCGCGCTGCTGGCCGTCGCCTTCCTGCGCATCTTCCACGCGAGCACGGACCCGGCGGCGCGGGTCACGACGGCGGCCGTGATGGTCTGGCTCATCGGCCAGGGCCTCGTGAACATCGGCGTCGTGCTCGGGGTGTTCCCGGTCTTGGGGGTGCCGTTGCCGCTCATCTCGGCCGGTGGCACAGCCCTGATCTCTTCACTCGTGGCCATCGGAATCGTGCTCTCCTACGCGCGTGACAGTGACACCGCCGCGCGGCCTCCGGCTGCGGCGTCGGTGTCATCCGCCCGGGGACGCGTTCGCCGATGA